A window of Chloracidobacterium sp. N contains these coding sequences:
- the adhP gene encoding alcohol dehydrogenase AdhP, with product MLPNKMRAAVVHEFGKPLTIEEMDVPRPGPGQVLIKVVTSGVCHTDLHAADGDWPIKPKLPLVPGHEGAGYVAAVGDQVTSVKEGDRVGVPWLHDACGLCEYCLTGWETLCEHQHNTGYSVDGGFAEYVVAPAAYVGHIPDGLDFSIASPVLCAGVTTYKAIKETQARPGEWLVVIGVGGLGHMAVQYAKAMGLHVGAVDIASDKLELARQLGAEVTVNAKEEDPVAAIKRQTGGAHGVVVAAVSASIFRQAIAMLRRGGTCSMVGLPPGDFPLPIFDVVLNRLTVRGSIVGTRKDLHESLQFAAEGKVKPNIELQPLEQVNNVFERMKHGQINGRVVLNLGLNGTA from the coding sequence ATGCTGCCAAACAAAATGCGCGCGGCTGTAGTTCACGAGTTTGGAAAACCCCTGACCATTGAAGAAATGGACGTGCCCCGTCCGGGGCCCGGACAAGTGCTGATCAAGGTCGTCACCAGCGGGGTCTGTCACACGGACTTACACGCGGCCGATGGTGACTGGCCCATCAAACCGAAACTCCCGCTGGTGCCCGGTCACGAAGGGGCCGGTTATGTGGCGGCTGTCGGCGATCAGGTGACTTCCGTCAAGGAAGGTGACCGGGTCGGTGTGCCCTGGCTGCATGACGCATGTGGCCTGTGTGAGTACTGCCTGACCGGCTGGGAGACCCTGTGCGAGCACCAGCACAACACGGGGTATTCCGTGGACGGCGGTTTTGCCGAATATGTCGTGGCGCCGGCCGCCTACGTCGGACACATCCCGGATGGTCTTGATTTTTCTATTGCGTCACCAGTGTTGTGCGCCGGGGTGACAACCTACAAGGCCATCAAGGAAACCCAGGCGCGTCCGGGTGAATGGCTGGTGGTCATCGGCGTGGGCGGCCTCGGACACATGGCGGTGCAGTATGCCAAGGCCATGGGGCTGCACGTCGGGGCGGTGGACATTGCCTCCGACAAGCTCGAACTGGCCCGGCAGCTTGGCGCTGAAGTGACCGTCAACGCCAAAGAAGAAGACCCGGTGGCAGCTATCAAGCGTCAGACCGGTGGGGCGCATGGCGTCGTGGTCGCGGCCGTTTCAGCCTCCATTTTCCGCCAGGCCATTGCCATGCTCCGGCGCGGGGGGACGTGTTCGATGGTGGGCCTGCCGCCAGGGGATTTTCCCCTGCCGATTTTCGATGTGGTGCTCAACCGTCTGACCGTGCGCGGATCGATTGTCGGAACGCGGAAGGATTTGCACGAAAGCCTGCAATTCGCCGCCGAGGGGAAGGTCAAGCCAAACATCGAACTCCAGCCGCTGGAGCAGGTCAATAACGTGTTCGAGCGGATGAAGCATGGTCAAATCAACGGGCGGGTGGTCCTCAACCTTGGTCTCAACGGAACGGCCTGA
- a CDS encoding ABC transporter ATP-binding protein yields the protein MSTARAASTAPLVSAPQKEKFDKKAAARDTARLMAKYGAPYLPYFALAFFCLLGAGSLALIYPLFVGTLFGSIFSPDKPSALSPLLNLVSGWLTALFPGYRLSPLDPVLALLTGILVVQSVLSFGRTYLLNYVGEKLVADVRRDLYRHLLSLDITFFANRRTGELTSRIASDVTAIQNSVTLSLAEAMRQVIVFTGGTAFLFWIDWRLASLLLALIPVLVVSFAFFGRSIRRRSTRVQDALAEATAILEETIAGIRTVQSFTREPYEVNRYESHITRSLHEALGRALARGLFNAAIVFVLFGGFVGLLWYSGNQVLEGKLTAEQLIQFLFYAAWVGGALGTLAEYYGEFNQTIGASRRVVELFDTKPAISDAPDARSVPEVRGLVEISEACFIYPGRTEPALDGISITARPGEVIALVGPSGAGKSTLIALIPRFYDLTSGSIRVDGLDVRQWKLADLRANIGIVPQETTLFSGTVYDNITYGKLDATPEDVERVARAAHAHEFIMAFPQGYQTIVGERGVKLSGGQRQRIAIARALLKDPRILILDEATSSLDSESEHYVQAALDALMEGRTTFVIAHRLSTVQRATRIVVMAHGRIVEEGTHKELLAREGIYKKLYKLQFRDVPEWILQEAGLPETPALESTRAALR from the coding sequence ATGTCCACGGCACGCGCGGCTTCGACCGCACCACTCGTTTCCGCCCCACAAAAGGAAAAATTCGACAAAAAGGCGGCGGCCAGAGACACCGCCCGGCTCATGGCGAAGTATGGCGCGCCGTATCTGCCCTACTTTGCCCTGGCGTTCTTCTGTCTCCTTGGGGCAGGCAGCCTGGCACTCATCTACCCGCTTTTCGTCGGCACGCTGTTTGGTTCGATCTTTTCCCCGGACAAGCCCTCGGCGCTCTCACCACTTCTGAACCTCGTTTCAGGGTGGCTGACGGCGTTGTTTCCCGGCTACCGTCTTTCGCCACTCGATCCGGTGCTGGCCCTGCTGACGGGCATCCTGGTGGTGCAGTCCGTCCTGAGCTTCGGGCGGACCTACCTGCTCAACTATGTGGGTGAAAAGCTGGTGGCCGACGTGCGCCGGGACCTCTACCGGCATCTGCTTTCGCTGGACATCACGTTTTTCGCCAACCGGCGTACCGGTGAACTCACCTCCCGGATTGCTTCGGATGTCACGGCCATCCAGAACAGCGTCACGCTGAGTCTGGCGGAAGCCATGCGGCAGGTCATCGTGTTCACGGGGGGAACGGCGTTTCTGTTCTGGATTGACTGGCGTCTGGCCAGTCTGCTGCTCGCGCTCATTCCGGTGCTTGTGGTGAGTTTTGCCTTCTTTGGGCGCAGCATCCGGCGGCGCAGCACGCGCGTTCAGGATGCCCTGGCCGAGGCCACGGCCATTCTCGAAGAAACCATTGCCGGCATCCGCACGGTGCAGTCCTTCACCCGTGAGCCTTATGAAGTCAACCGCTACGAATCACATATCACCCGCTCGCTCCACGAGGCCCTGGGCCGCGCCCTGGCCCGTGGATTGTTCAATGCGGCAATTGTGTTTGTGCTCTTCGGCGGTTTTGTCGGGCTGCTCTGGTACAGCGGCAATCAGGTTCTGGAAGGCAAGCTCACCGCCGAGCAACTCATCCAGTTTTTGTTTTACGCGGCGTGGGTTGGCGGGGCCCTGGGCACGCTGGCCGAATACTACGGCGAGTTCAATCAGACGATTGGCGCGTCACGGCGTGTCGTCGAACTCTTTGACACCAAACCTGCGATTAGCGACGCCCCCGATGCCCGCTCCGTGCCGGAAGTCCGGGGACTGGTTGAAATCAGCGAAGCCTGCTTCATTTACCCCGGACGGACGGAGCCGGCCCTGGATGGCATCAGCATCACGGCCCGTCCCGGTGAAGTCATTGCGCTGGTGGGACCAAGCGGGGCCGGCAAATCCACCCTGATTGCACTCATCCCCCGGTTTTATGACCTTACCTCCGGCAGCATCCGTGTGGACGGCCTTGACGTACGGCAGTGGAAACTCGCCGACCTGCGCGCCAACATTGGCATCGTCCCCCAGGAAACGACGCTCTTTAGCGGCACGGTGTACGACAACATCACCTATGGCAAGCTGGATGCGACGCCGGAGGACGTGGAGCGCGTCGCCCGCGCTGCGCATGCCCACGAGTTCATCATGGCGTTTCCCCAAGGGTATCAGACCATTGTCGGCGAGCGCGGGGTCAAGCTTTCCGGTGGACAGCGGCAACGGATTGCCATTGCGCGGGCGCTGCTCAAGGACCCACGGATTCTCATCCTCGATGAGGCGACGAGTTCCCTAGATTCAGAGTCGGAACACTACGTTCAGGCGGCCCTCGATGCCCTGATGGAAGGGCGTACGACCTTCGTCATTGCCCACCGGCTGTCCACGGTCCAGCGGGCCACGCGCATTGTCGTCATGGCGCATGGGCGCATCGTGGAAGAAGGCACGCACAAGGAACTGCTGGCGCGCGAGGGGATATACAAAAAGCTCTACAAACTTCAGTTCCGCGATGTGCCCGAGTGGATTCTGCAGGAAGCCGGGCTACCGGAAACGCCGGCATTGGAATCCACCCGGGCCGCTCTGCGGTAG